In Syntrophorhabdaceae bacterium, the following are encoded in one genomic region:
- the lnt gene encoding apolipoprotein N-acyltransferase yields MSHLIESIKKSPFSPAVASGLLLVLIQPPISLSFLAFFALIPLLYSIDRENLGRSFMAGCATGIVSFLGLLYWIIVAVHKYGKINIYLAFLILMLLICYLALYTGCFALAVAFCEKRLSIPFYLCAPALWVLFEYGRGSLLTGFPWSFLAHSQHNFLPLIQVISLTGAYFISFLIVAVNCILYGLWRRQRVSPIFIGITALLFAGSIGYGFIRMQGAGEGTLKAVIVQGNIKQDVKWDEAFKLNTIRTYYQATVGAGMGADLVVWPETAMPLIFDAEPYVKSHIGTLPVLTGARLLFGAISRDDGGRYYNSAYVLGKNGQEDGIYSKGHLVPFGEYTPLRNYLPFLEKLSVQIGEFFGGASHGPIRSGMGNVGVLICYEGIFPYITREAVEQGAQVLVNITNDAWYDRTSAPYQHLAFYVFRAIESDRFVLRAANTGISGVIDPRGRIHGRTSLFEPAVVTQGFDLRDSKTFYVRYGDYFVIITALFLACAVAARLIMRRKRPGPAYSGSK; encoded by the coding sequence ATGTCACATCTGATAGAATCTATAAAGAAATCACCCTTTAGCCCGGCGGTCGCCTCAGGTCTCCTCCTCGTCCTCATCCAGCCGCCGATCTCGCTGTCGTTCCTTGCCTTTTTTGCGCTCATTCCGCTGCTTTATTCGATTGACCGTGAGAACCTGGGGAGAAGTTTCATGGCGGGATGCGCGACCGGCATCGTCTCTTTTCTTGGGCTCCTTTACTGGATCATCGTGGCGGTCCACAAATACGGAAAGATCAACATATACCTGGCCTTTCTCATCCTCATGCTCCTCATCTGTTATCTCGCCCTCTACACAGGGTGTTTTGCCCTTGCCGTGGCCTTTTGCGAGAAGCGGTTGTCCATTCCCTTTTACCTCTGTGCTCCGGCCCTTTGGGTGCTCTTCGAATATGGGAGGGGCAGCCTCCTGACCGGGTTCCCGTGGAGCTTTCTCGCCCATTCCCAGCACAATTTCCTCCCTCTCATCCAGGTAATATCACTCACGGGGGCCTATTTCATATCCTTTCTCATCGTGGCGGTGAACTGCATCCTCTATGGATTGTGGAGGCGCCAAAGGGTCTCCCCGATCTTCATAGGAATTACCGCCCTTCTTTTTGCAGGGTCGATCGGGTATGGATTTATCAGGATGCAGGGAGCTGGAGAGGGAACGCTGAAGGCGGTGATCGTTCAGGGCAACATAAAGCAGGACGTAAAATGGGATGAGGCCTTTAAGCTCAACACCATAAGGACCTATTATCAGGCGACGGTCGGCGCGGGGATGGGGGCGGACCTCGTGGTCTGGCCCGAGACCGCCATGCCTCTTATCTTCGATGCAGAGCCTTATGTGAAGAGCCATATCGGGACCCTTCCCGTGCTTACGGGCGCACGGCTCCTCTTCGGCGCGATCTCGAGGGACGACGGCGGCAGGTATTATAATTCCGCCTATGTTCTGGGCAAAAACGGTCAGGAAGACGGGATATACAGCAAGGGCCACCTCGTCCCTTTCGGCGAATATACGCCTCTCAGGAATTACCTCCCTTTTCTCGAGAAACTGAGTGTCCAGATCGGGGAATTCTTCGGCGGCGCCTCGCACGGCCCTATACGGTCGGGGATGGGCAACGTGGGGGTCCTCATCTGTTACGAGGGCATATTTCCTTATATCACGAGGGAGGCGGTGGAGCAGGGCGCCCAGGTACTCGTCAACATCACCAACGATGCCTGGTATGACCGGACTTCAGCCCCTTATCAGCACCTCGCGTTTTACGTGTTCAGGGCGATAGAATCGGACAGGTTTGTACTTCGGGCCGCGAATACGGGTATAAGCGGCGTAATCGACCCCCGGGGCCGCATTCACGGAAGGACATCCCTGTTCGAGCCTGCCGTAGTGACTCAAGGGTTCGACCTCAGGGACAGCAAGACCTTTTACGTCCGTTACGGGGATTATTTCGTGATCATCACGGCCTTGTTTCTCGCTTGTGCCGTTGCCGCCCGTCTGATAATGCGTAGAAAGCGCCCGGGCCCAGCTTATTCCGGTTCCAAATGA
- a CDS encoding DUF488 family protein, translated as MIKTKRVYGSLDGGGGTLILVDRLWPRGVAKEKLKNALWIKDVAPSETLRREFGHDPANWRSFRQRYLEELEHNRPAVDEIMDKAGRGDVVLLYAAKDEEHNNAVVLKEFLEERLPL; from the coding sequence ATGATAAAGACTAAACGGGTCTATGGATCTTTAGATGGAGGGGGAGGCACATTGATCCTTGTGGATAGGCTCTGGCCGCGGGGGGTGGCGAAAGAGAAGCTGAAGAACGCCCTCTGGATCAAGGACGTGGCGCCGAGTGAGACGCTTCGGCGTGAATTCGGCCACGACCCTGCGAATTGGAGATCCTTTCGGCAGCGGTATCTCGAAGAGCTGGAGCATAACCGGCCGGCGGTGGATGAAATCATGGATAAAGCAGGCCGCGGCGATGTGGTCCTTCTCTATGCCGCAAAGGACGAGGAGCATAATAATGCAGTGGTTCTGAAGGAGTTCCTTGAAGAGCGCCTTCCCCTTTAA
- a CDS encoding ATP-binding protein, with translation MINSETHTGNFQDEVAKRLIRWSGRELTGGGQQDVKMVTGHEPSPDDTDMAGIMQFASQIAHHFNNILSVMSGYGGLLKSKMEKDDPSLVFVEKMLASSLRAHDLVRSLLLFTGDEKSRLRQVDLNRVVKRAGRFLAFEKERIKTKVELHESSLFIMADVVRMEEVLANLIENARDAMPSGGTLTIRTEPVFTDEGLACGAEPAFVSLSVTDTGSGMDEGTREKVFEPFFTTKGPGTNMGLGLSKVYGIVKQHAGVIEVVSAPGEGSSIKIRLPLVERGRAVAEPIPLPDSVMGTSIPLCSSRWPV, from the coding sequence ATGATCAATTCCGAAACTCACACGGGTAATTTTCAGGATGAAGTCGCAAAAAGGCTTATCCGCTGGAGCGGCCGGGAACTGACGGGAGGGGGGCAGCAAGACGTCAAGATGGTTACAGGCCACGAGCCATCCCCCGATGACACGGATATGGCGGGGATAATGCAGTTTGCATCCCAGATTGCCCATCACTTCAATAATATTCTTTCCGTAATGTCGGGCTATGGGGGACTTCTCAAGTCGAAGATGGAGAAAGACGACCCTTCTCTGGTCTTTGTGGAGAAGATGCTCGCATCGTCGCTAAGGGCCCACGATCTGGTGAGAAGTCTTCTGCTCTTCACAGGGGACGAGAAGAGCCGGCTCAGACAAGTGGACCTTAACAGGGTAGTGAAGAGAGCGGGGAGGTTCCTCGCATTCGAAAAAGAGAGAATAAAGACAAAGGTCGAGCTCCACGAGAGCAGCCTTTTCATTATGGCCGACGTGGTGAGGATGGAAGAAGTCCTGGCCAACCTCATTGAAAATGCGCGCGATGCCATGCCTTCCGGCGGCACGCTGACGATTCGGACCGAACCGGTATTCACGGACGAGGGGCTTGCCTGCGGCGCTGAACCCGCATTCGTAAGCCTGTCGGTAACGGATACGGGATCGGGAATGGATGAAGGGACCCGGGAAAAGGTATTCGAGCCTTTCTTCACGACCAAGGGACCCGGAACCAACATGGGTCTCGGTCTATCGAAGGTGTATGGAATAGTGAAGCAACACGCGGGCGTTATAGAAGTGGTGAGCGCGCCGGGCGAAGGGAGTTCAATAAAGATACGATTGCCCCTTGTCGAAAGAGGCCGTGCGGTGGCGGAGCCCATACCCCTTCCGGATTCGGTCATGGGGACGAGTATCCCGCTATGCAGTTCCCGGTGGCCGGTATAG
- a CDS encoding sigma-54 dependent transcriptional regulator: MANVLIIDDDEIISEMLSDMVSIWGHHPETAATLQDGVDKARGDSFDVVFLDIRLPDGSGLDVLPVLREVPSSPEIIIITGYGDPDGAELAIKNGAWDYIEKSSSIKEMELPFVRAIQYRQEKRSKMPPVSLKREGIIGSSPQMQACLDFLAQTANSDANAFIFGETGTGKELFARAIHDNSMRAHRNFVVVDCASFPETLVESILFGHERGAFTGADKAQDGLIKQAHGGTLFLDEIGELPASIQKTFLRVLQEHRFRTVGGKQEIESQFRLISATNKDLVDLASRGIFREDLLFRLRTLGVELPPLRTHKEDIKELAIHFVTKICERYGTGIKGFSADFLEALMTYDWPGNVRELINALERAISASYHEPTLFPKHLPTEIRVSLARASVFKESPQEYDTKPASSRLPLQPLKEFRDAAVARAEKGYLEDLIRLSAGNIKEACRISGLSRPRLYALLKQYNLKNLKRESEE, encoded by the coding sequence ATGGCAAATGTTCTGATTATCGACGACGACGAGATCATTTCGGAAATGCTCTCCGATATGGTTTCCATTTGGGGACATCATCCGGAAACCGCGGCTACCCTGCAGGATGGGGTGGATAAAGCCCGGGGCGACTCTTTCGACGTGGTTTTTCTCGATATAAGACTCCCCGACGGCAGCGGCCTCGATGTGCTGCCCGTGCTCCGGGAGGTGCCGTCGTCGCCTGAGATAATCATCATTACCGGTTACGGAGATCCTGACGGCGCCGAGCTTGCCATAAAGAACGGCGCATGGGATTATATCGAAAAATCTTCCTCCATCAAGGAGATGGAGCTTCCTTTTGTCCGGGCAATCCAGTACAGGCAGGAAAAACGCTCGAAGATGCCCCCTGTCTCCCTGAAAAGGGAAGGCATTATCGGAAGCTCGCCCCAGATGCAGGCATGCCTCGATTTTCTCGCCCAGACCGCCAACAGCGACGCCAATGCCTTCATTTTCGGAGAGACGGGGACAGGCAAGGAGCTTTTCGCCCGGGCCATCCATGACAACAGCATGCGGGCCCACCGGAATTTCGTGGTGGTGGATTGCGCATCTTTTCCCGAAACCCTCGTGGAAAGCATACTTTTCGGCCATGAAAGGGGGGCTTTTACAGGGGCCGACAAAGCTCAGGACGGGCTCATAAAGCAGGCCCACGGCGGGACGCTCTTCCTTGACGAGATAGGAGAGCTCCCTGCATCGATTCAAAAGACTTTCCTCCGCGTCCTCCAGGAGCACCGCTTCCGAACCGTAGGGGGTAAGCAGGAGATAGAGAGTCAGTTCAGGCTCATCTCCGCCACCAATAAAGACCTGGTGGATCTGGCATCCAGGGGGATCTTCCGGGAAGATCTGCTCTTCCGCCTGCGTACTTTAGGCGTCGAGCTGCCCCCATTGAGGACCCACAAGGAAGATATTAAAGAGCTTGCCATTCATTTCGTCACGAAGATATGCGAGCGCTACGGAACGGGGATCAAGGGATTCTCGGCCGATTTTCTGGAGGCCCTCATGACCTATGACTGGCCCGGCAATGTGCGAGAGCTGATCAACGCCCTTGAACGGGCAATCTCCGCGTCATACCACGAGCCTACCCTGTTTCCGAAACACCTCCCGACCGAGATCAGGGTGAGTCTCGCCAGGGCGTCGGTTTTCAAAGAGTCTCCCCAGGAATACGATACAAAACCGGCTTCTTCCAGGTTGCCTCTTCAGCCGCTCAAGGAATTCCGTGACGCCGCGGTGGCACGGGCGGAGAAAGGATACCTTGAAGACCTGATCCGCCTTTCCGCGGGTAATATAAAAGAAGCATGCCGAATATCCGGCCTCTCCAGGCCGCGTCTCTATGCCCTCCTCAAGCAGTATAACCTCAAGAACCTCAAGAGAGAATCGGAAGAATAG
- a CDS encoding DctP family TRAP transporter solute-binding subunit, producing the protein MVVRYGHTGPVDHPQHLGAVAFAKYVTERSRGEIEVRVFPFGQLGGERPMLEQVRTGTLHITAVSAIVLANYVKEAGVIGLPFVYPDLETAYKVLDDKEVMERLSGFTEQKGLVLIGYGENEARDFTNWKGPVRKPGDFRGLRVRVAEGPIYMDMFRALGAEPVFLPLPEVYSALERKLIDGQEFSLSLAVSMNFIEVNRFATMTDHILVECPLMVSKSFWETLSPEQKTIFRGAGEVQARINREGNAKLRALALEQAKARRVEMTLLTPAEREGFRAALKPVHDKYRSAYGAEWYDFFIKKIEFYQGKR; encoded by the coding sequence ATGGTAGTGAGGTACGGGCACACGGGGCCGGTCGATCATCCCCAGCACCTGGGCGCCGTTGCCTTCGCGAAATACGTAACGGAGCGAAGCAGGGGAGAGATCGAGGTCAGGGTATTTCCCTTCGGCCAGCTTGGCGGTGAGCGGCCCATGCTCGAACAGGTCCGGACGGGAACGCTCCACATTACGGCCGTGAGCGCGATCGTCCTGGCGAATTACGTAAAGGAAGCAGGGGTTATAGGACTGCCTTTTGTCTACCCCGACCTCGAGACCGCCTATAAGGTCCTTGATGATAAAGAGGTGATGGAGCGGCTCTCGGGATTTACCGAACAAAAAGGTCTCGTCCTTATCGGGTATGGAGAGAACGAGGCGAGGGACTTCACCAATTGGAAAGGGCCCGTAAGGAAGCCAGGGGATTTTAGGGGATTAAGGGTAAGGGTGGCGGAAGGTCCCATCTATATGGATATGTTCAGGGCCCTGGGGGCGGAACCTGTTTTTCTTCCTCTGCCGGAGGTCTACAGCGCTCTTGAGCGGAAGCTGATCGACGGGCAGGAGTTCTCCCTTTCTCTTGCGGTCTCGATGAATTTTATTGAAGTGAACCGGTTTGCGACCATGACGGATCACATCCTGGTGGAATGCCCCCTGATGGTGAGCAAGTCATTCTGGGAAACCCTGTCGCCGGAGCAGAAGACGATCTTCAGAGGCGCCGGCGAGGTCCAGGCGAGGATAAACAGGGAAGGAAATGCGAAGCTGAGGGCCCTGGCCCTGGAGCAGGCAAAGGCCCGAAGAGTGGAGATGACCTTGCTTACACCGGCGGAAAGGGAAGGTTTCAGGGCAGCCCTCAAACCGGTACATGACAAATACAGGTCTGCCTATGGAGCGGAATGGTACGATTTTTTTATCAAAAAAATCGAATTCTATCAGGGTAAGAGATAA
- a CDS encoding thioredoxin domain-containing protein — MNRLANERSAYLRHAKDQEIDWRPWSEEAFEEARLQDKPVFLSSGAQWCHWCHVMARECFDNEEVAALLNERYIAIKLDRDERPDVDKRYQRAVAAMGLGGGWPLSVFLTPDKKPFYGGTYFPPEEAYGRPGFKTILLTLSNLYREKKEEILAQSAKLLDLLKEKPPALGEIKESAVEEGVGLIVSGYDSTHGGFGGAPKFPMSGALELLLNRFFLTRDASYGAVARETLFNMAQGGMHDQLGGGFHRYSTDEAWIIPHFEKMADDNAWLLRNYADAYAVFQEPYFKEVAAGIVGWFLSDLSDPRGGFYASQDADVTPEDEGGFFTWTDDELKAVLDDEEYKVLSLRLAGPKGRMHHDRAKHVLYVARTVTEIGKALGLPSPSVEKIVERGKKKLLEARNGRSRPYVDTALYTSLNGLAIAAFIKAYRFLNIGDAADFAFKSIDRVLEKNVHDGRLLHCEGVPALLDDYVFFSWGLIEAYEATGRKEYLDRAAHFMEAAIAECGDEVGGGFFDTAGEVLGIRLKGVEDIPHPSANAVAIPVLMKLGFMRDDQRYRTAAVKALQAFSLQAQYMGAHGAYYLCALDAYFNMWELTFNLSPDGEYARAARSIFAPYQAIKYGPDLGNVSPCRAEVCLEPVANVKELEALLASGPRGSRP, encoded by the coding sequence TTGAACAGACTGGCGAACGAAAGATCGGCCTATCTCCGCCATGCGAAGGACCAGGAGATTGACTGGCGCCCCTGGAGCGAAGAGGCCTTCGAAGAGGCCCGCCTTCAGGATAAGCCCGTATTCCTGAGCTCCGGCGCCCAGTGGTGCCACTGGTGCCACGTGATGGCCCGTGAGTGCTTTGATAATGAAGAGGTGGCGGCCCTCCTTAACGAGCGTTACATCGCGATAAAGCTCGACCGGGACGAGAGGCCCGACGTAGACAAGAGATACCAGCGGGCTGTGGCGGCCATGGGCCTCGGCGGAGGATGGCCTCTCAGCGTCTTTCTCACGCCCGACAAGAAGCCATTCTATGGGGGTACTTATTTTCCTCCCGAAGAAGCATACGGAAGACCCGGATTCAAAACCATTCTCCTGACCCTGAGTAATCTTTACAGAGAGAAAAAAGAGGAGATTCTCGCCCAGAGTGCAAAACTCCTCGATCTCCTGAAGGAAAAACCCCCCGCTCTCGGCGAGATAAAGGAATCGGCAGTGGAAGAGGGCGTCGGTCTTATAGTCTCGGGGTATGACAGCACCCACGGAGGGTTTGGGGGTGCGCCGAAGTTCCCCATGTCCGGGGCTCTTGAGCTGCTCCTCAACAGATTCTTTCTTACCCGTGACGCATCCTATGGGGCCGTGGCCAGGGAGACGCTTTTCAACATGGCCCAGGGAGGCATGCACGACCAGTTGGGAGGAGGGTTCCACCGGTATTCTACCGACGAAGCATGGATCATTCCCCATTTTGAAAAAATGGCGGATGACAATGCATGGCTACTCAGGAATTATGCCGACGCCTATGCGGTCTTTCAAGAGCCTTATTTTAAGGAAGTGGCAGCCGGCATCGTGGGGTGGTTCCTTTCCGACCTTTCCGATCCCCGGGGCGGGTTCTATGCAAGCCAGGACGCGGACGTGACCCCCGAAGACGAGGGGGGCTTCTTCACCTGGACCGACGATGAATTGAAAGCGGTCCTGGACGACGAGGAGTATAAGGTCCTGTCGCTACGGCTTGCCGGCCCGAAAGGACGAATGCACCATGACAGGGCGAAGCATGTCCTCTACGTCGCGAGGACCGTAACGGAAATAGGAAAGGCCCTCGGTCTCCCCTCACCATCCGTGGAAAAGATCGTGGAAAGGGGAAAGAAAAAGCTCCTGGAAGCCCGTAATGGAAGGAGCAGGCCTTACGTGGACACCGCCCTTTATACGTCTCTTAACGGTCTCGCCATAGCCGCCTTCATAAAAGCTTACAGATTTCTCAATATCGGGGATGCGGCGGATTTCGCCTTCAAAAGCATAGACAGGGTTCTTGAAAAGAACGTTCACGACGGGCGCCTTCTCCACTGCGAGGGCGTGCCGGCCCTCCTCGATGATTACGTCTTCTTCTCCTGGGGTCTGATAGAAGCCTACGAGGCTACGGGGCGGAAGGAGTATCTCGACAGGGCCGCCCATTTCATGGAGGCTGCCATTGCCGAATGCGGCGATGAGGTGGGGGGAGGATTTTTCGACACAGCCGGGGAGGTATTGGGCATACGGCTCAAGGGGGTGGAGGATATTCCTCATCCCTCCGCCAATGCGGTCGCCATCCCCGTTCTTATGAAACTCGGTTTTATGCGGGACGACCAAAGGTACAGGACCGCCGCCGTGAAGGCGCTCCAGGCGTTCTCTCTTCAGGCGCAATACATGGGGGCCCACGGCGCCTATTACCTCTGCGCCCTCGACGCCTACTTCAATATGTGGGAGCTTACCTTCAACCTCTCTCCTGACGGGGAGTATGCGAGGGCGGCGCGGTCGATCTTCGCTCCCTATCAGGCCATCAAATATGGTCCCGACCTGGGGAACGTCTCCCCGTGCCGGGCAGAAGTATGTCTGGAGCCCGTCGCCAACGTGAAGGAGCTCGAAGCCCTTCTCGCTTCCGGCCCCCGGGGCTCCCGCCCCTGA
- a CDS encoding universal stress protein, with product MFKPQRILVPTDFSEFSDKALAQALDIANQYDAGVHVLHVIHEEMHRCAADYCIPEDQMEKYKDQLLQGAAEDLRKQVAKFPEAVGVEISLDVKKGIPYEAILEEQKEKEIDLIVIASLGKTGIMKYLMGSVAQNVIKGAHCAVLVIR from the coding sequence ATGTTTAAACCTCAAAGAATACTCGTACCCACCGATTTTTCGGAATTTTCGGACAAGGCCCTGGCCCAGGCCCTCGATATTGCGAACCAATATGACGCCGGGGTTCATGTCCTTCACGTGATCCACGAAGAGATGCACAGGTGCGCGGCCGATTACTGCATCCCCGAAGACCAGATGGAGAAGTATAAGGACCAGCTTTTGCAAGGCGCCGCCGAGGATCTTCGGAAACAGGTGGCCAAATTCCCGGAAGCAGTCGGGGTCGAGATCTCCCTCGACGTAAAAAAAGGCATACCTTACGAGGCCATACTGGAAGAGCAAAAGGAAAAGGAGATCGATCTTATCGTGATCGCCTCCCTGGGTAAAACGGGGATAATGAAATATCTCATGGGGAGCGTGGCGCAGAACGTGATAAAGGGCGCCCACTGTGCCGTGCTCGTCATACGGTAG
- a CDS encoding universal stress protein, which translates to MLKPTKILVPTDFSEYSDKALKQALDIAKQYGAKVFLFHVIHEEVHQCVVDYCITDQQLTAVKEQMMNESRASLEKQLAKFPQAAGEVEVVPDVKLGVPYEAILEEEKEKGIDLIVIASLGRTGIAKYLIGSVARNVLKGAKCPVLLTK; encoded by the coding sequence ATGTTGAAACCAACCAAAATACTCGTACCTACCGATTTCTCCGAATATTCGGACAAGGCCTTGAAGCAGGCGCTCGATATCGCGAAACAGTATGGCGCGAAAGTATTCCTCTTTCATGTGATCCATGAGGAGGTGCACCAGTGTGTAGTCGATTATTGCATTACCGACCAGCAGCTCACCGCGGTGAAAGAGCAGATGATGAATGAATCGCGGGCGAGCCTCGAAAAGCAGCTGGCGAAGTTTCCCCAGGCGGCCGGTGAAGTGGAAGTGGTCCCGGACGTGAAACTGGGCGTGCCTTACGAGGCTATTCTTGAAGAGGAAAAGGAGAAGGGGATCGACCTCATCGTGATCGCCTCTTTAGGAAGGACAGGCATTGCGAAATACCTGATCGGCAGCGTGGCCAGGAATGTCCTGAAAGGGGCGAAATGTCCGGTCCTTTTGACGAAATAA
- a CDS encoding radical SAM protein translates to MVQREYPLRMVAWEVTRNCNLSCVHCRASATGGPYTGELSFTECTRILDEIRSFSDPTIILTGGEPLLRDDIFDIISYGAGKGLRMVIAVNGTLLDEEKAIKLKQAGIKRVSMSLDGTDRESHDRFRGVSGSFDAVMKGAGILRAVDMPFQINTTVTRLNVADLPSIYERVQAIGAVGWHVFLLVPVGRGEGLKGEELNTAMYEATLEELYAMEQRNEMELKVTCAPHYYRIVKEKGDTPKSAGCLAGKSFMFISHQGIAQPCGYLEVPSGDVRNRGVKKVWEESEVFTGLRTLTNYKGKCGGCKYLKICGGCRARAYEGTGDLLQQEPYCSYTPG, encoded by the coding sequence ATGGTCCAAAGAGAATACCCTCTGAGGATGGTCGCCTGGGAGGTGACGCGGAATTGTAACCTGAGCTGCGTCCACTGCAGGGCATCCGCAACGGGCGGCCCCTATACGGGCGAGCTCTCATTCACTGAGTGTACCCGGATACTCGACGAGATACGCTCATTTTCCGACCCCACCATCATCCTTACCGGGGGAGAGCCCCTCCTGAGGGACGATATCTTCGACATCATATCCTATGGCGCCGGAAAAGGGCTCCGCATGGTCATTGCCGTAAACGGGACATTGCTGGATGAAGAAAAGGCAATCAAACTCAAGCAGGCGGGCATAAAACGGGTGAGCATGAGTCTCGACGGCACGGACAGGGAGTCTCACGACAGGTTCCGGGGGGTTTCGGGCTCTTTCGACGCGGTCATGAAAGGGGCCGGGATTCTCCGCGCGGTGGATATGCCCTTTCAGATCAACACCACCGTGACGAGGCTTAATGTGGCCGATCTTCCCTCTATTTATGAAAGGGTGCAAGCCATCGGAGCAGTGGGGTGGCACGTATTTCTCCTCGTGCCCGTCGGACGCGGCGAAGGCCTCAAGGGCGAAGAGCTGAATACGGCCATGTACGAGGCCACCTTAGAAGAGCTTTACGCAATGGAGCAGAGAAACGAGATGGAGCTCAAGGTGACCTGCGCCCCCCATTACTACCGCATAGTGAAGGAAAAGGGGGACACCCCCAAAAGCGCGGGATGCCTCGCAGGCAAAAGCTTCATGTTCATATCCCACCAGGGCATAGCCCAGCCCTGCGGTTACCTCGAAGTGCCCTCGGGGGACGTGAGGAACCGGGGAGTGAAAAAAGTATGGGAAGAATCGGAAGTATTCACCGGGCTCAGGACCCTCACCAATTACAAAGGCAAGTGCGGCGGATGCAAATACCTGAAAATATGCGGCGGCTGCCGGGCCAGAGCGTATGAGGGGACAGGGGACCTGCTCCAACAAGAACCCTATTGTAGTTACACCCCGGGTTGA